One Vespa crabro chromosome 9, iyVesCrab1.2, whole genome shotgun sequence genomic region harbors:
- the LOC124426964 gene encoding inositol monophosphatase 2-like, translated as MVDQEELDRIYDYVLKLTIESGKVIREAIDRSNKKIETKAADWDLVTEYDRKVEKILIDNLTKEFPKHKFIGEETVSITKSIPELTDAPTWIIDPIDGTTNFVHSFPFTCISIALSVNKELQLGIVYNPALEQLFTAKKGHGAFLNGKPIKCSNIRDLEHSLLCLEASFAAIEDIRDIVFGRLEAFVTVAHGIRTMGSAALSLCYVAMGAIEGYHSDNLMPWDIAAGVLIIQEAGGTVIDTNGGELKIIAPKIVAVGNTKLGNDLVKLIKHADSKTHLRRSILKATT; from the exons gTAATACGAGAGGCCATTGATAGATCTAATAAAAAGATCGAAACGAAAGCTGCCGATTGGGATTTGGTAACCGAATACGATAGAAAGgttgaaaaaattttgatcGACAATCTTACCAAAGAATTTCCAAAGCACAA ATTTATCGGTGAGGAAACAGTCTCAATAACGAAATCTATACCAGAACTGACAGATGCACCCACGTGGATCATCGATCCGATCGATGGAACGACCAATTTCGTTCATTCTTTTCCCTTTACTTGCATATCGATCGCTTTGTCCGTGAACAAAGAACTCCAATTGGGAATCGTATATAATCCCGCGTTAGAACAATTGTTTACAGCTAAGAAAGGTCACGGTGCATTTCTAAATGGCAAACCTATAAAATGTTCGAATATAAgag ATTTGGAACATTCTTTGCTATGCTTGGAAGCTTCCTTTGCAGCAATAGAAGATATCAGAGATATCGTCTTTGGTAGACTCGAGGCATTCGTTACGGTAGCTCATGGTATAAGAACAATGGGTTCAGCAGCCTTGTCACTTTGTTATGTGGCTATGGGTGCTATAGAAGGTTATCATTCGGACAATCTAATGCCTTGGGATATAGCAGCAGGTGTACTAATTATCCAAGAAGCTGGTGGTACAGTCATCGATACAAATg gtggagaattaaaaataatagctcCAAAGATAGTGGCAGTTGGTAATACAAAGTTGGGCAATGATTTAGTCAAACTGATCAAGCATGCGGATTCTAAGACCCATCTAAGAAGATCAATACTTAAGGCCACAACGTAA